CTCGCCAGGAACACGCCCGCGATCCTGTGGATCGCCGGAAACGTGCACGGCGGCGAGGAGAGCGGCACCGACGCGGCCCTGCGGACCCTTCACGACCTGGCCGGCCGGGACGACTGCGCGGCCAAGCGCATTCTCGACAACGCCATCGTGGTGATCCTGCCGACGCAGAACCCCGACGGCCGCGAGGCCGACACCAGGCGCAACGCCTACTCGTTCGACATGAACCGCGACTGGTTCGCGCGGACCCAGCCGGAGACCGACGGCAAGATCGAGCTGATGCGCAAGTATCCGCCGCAGCTCTTCATCGACGCCCACGAGATGGGCGGCACCGAGTTCTTCTTCCCGCCGAACGCCGACCCGTTCTACCACGACATCGCCGAGCCGGCGATCGACTGGATCAACAACACCTACGGCGCCGCGATGATCGACGAGTTCACCGAGCGCGGGATCCCGTTCTTCAACCGCGACGTCTACGACATGTTCTACATGGGCTACGGCGACACGGTCCCGACGACCGGGTTCAACGCGGCGGGCATGACGTACGAGAAGGGAAGCTCCTCCCCGATCGCCACCCGGGCCTTCGAGCAGTGGCTGACCCAGTGGGTCTCGCTCTCGGCCGCCGCCGCCAAGAAGACCGAGATCCTCACCACCTGGCACCGCATGTACGCCGACGCGCTCAAGCAGGGCCTCGACGGCAAGCTGGAGCCGAACCAGGTCTACAACCCGGGCAACGAGGTCATCACCCAGGTTCCCGACCGCAAGGTCCGCCACTACTTCCTGCGCGCCGACGACCCGGCCAAGAAGGCGGAGACCGACCTGATCGTACGGCGGCTCCAGCGCATGGACGTCCAGGTGTTCAAGCTGGCCCTGCCGCTCACGGTCAAGGACTTCAAGGCGTACGGCAAGCCCGAGGCGAGGACCACCCTGCCCAGGGGCACCTACTGGATCCCGATGGCCCAGGGCCAGAAGCACTGGGTCCAGGCCATGCTGAACGAGGACACCTACACGCCGTTCCCGTACTTCTACGACGTGACCGCGTGGAGCATGCCGCTGCTCGGCAACGTCTCCGGCGGATCCTCCGGCCAGGTGCTGCTGCCCCTCGCGACGCCGGTCCAGCCGGTGAACGCCCCGTCGACCAAGGTCACCACCTCCCGCAAGATCGGGGTCCTGCAGCTGTCCGGCGGCACGGCGCAGAACGCCGCCGAGTCCTCCGGCTGGCTCCGTCACCGCCTCGACCGCGACTGGAAGCTGCCCTACACGGTGCTCACCCCGGCCGACGTCGCCGCGGGCAAGCTCACCGGGCTTGACGTGGTCCTCGTGCCCGACGGCTCCGCCAACTCGGCGAACACCGCCCTCGGCGACGCCGGGCGCGCGGCGCTGCGCGACTGGGTCAACGGCGGCGGACGGTACGTCGGCTGGGCGGGCGGCACCCAGCTCGCCGTCCTGGCCGGTGTCTCCGGCGTGACGCTGACCGAGCCGACCTCGGACGTCCCCGGCACGCTCTTCCGCACCACCGTGGCCCAGGGTCCGCTGAGCAAGGGCGTCGGGTCGAGCGTGATGCAGTTCTACGCGTACGACCTGATCATGCGCGCCGCCAACCCCGCGCACGTGGTCTCCTCCTACCCTGCCGCGAACTCGCCCGACTGGTACCAGTCCGGTTTCGCGCTGGGCGCCGAGGAGCTCGGCGGGACGGCGGCCGCGGTCGACGAGCCGGTGGGCAACGGTCACGCGGTGCTGTTCGCCGCCGACCCGAACTTCCGCGCCTTCACCGACGGCACGATGAAGATCATCTCCAACGCGATCACCGCCGACCTGCCGTCCGCCTCCGCGCGGGCGCTCGCCCCCGCCCCCTCCCAGGCCGCCGCGGCCATCCCGGACCGCGGATCGCCGATCCGCGTCACGGTCCCCGCGTCCGACCGTGACAAGGTCACCGCGGCTCTGAAGGGCTTCGGCGCCACCTGGACCGAGCAGCCCGCCACCGGCGGAGCCGTCCGGTTCACGGTCGCCAACCCCGAGGAGCTCGACCTGCACGAACACCCCTGGGCCCGGAAGCTCCCCGGTGCCCTGCGCACCGCCGGGGTCTCCCCGCTCGCGGTGGTGATGCCGCAGTAACAACCGCACGGCGCGCGTCCCTCCCCCGGGACGCGCGCCGTCGCGTCTGTACGGGTCCGGTCGGCGGCGGCGCCGGGCGCGTACCGCAGGAACCTGTACGAACCGCCTCGTACGAACCGCCTCGTACAGACCGCCTCGTACAGACCGCCTCGTACAGACCGCCTTGTACGGGACGTCAGAGCGTCTCGGCCAGGGCACGGGCCAGGGTCGCGGCGGCGCCGGGCGCGTACCGCAGGAACAGGTACGGCTCGGTGAGCTCGACCTCGATGAGAGCCGGGCTGCCGTCGGCCAGGCGGACCAGGTCCACGCGGGCGTAGAGCACCTCGGGGAACTCACCGAGCACCCGCTCGGCCAGAGCGATCTGGTCGGGCTCGGGGACGCGCAGCTCTCCGTGGTCGTTCCCCTGCCCCGGCCTGGTGGCGCTCTCCACCAGCATCGCGTTGCGCCGGATGGCGTGACTGAACCGGCCGCCGAAATACAGCAGCGAGGTCTCCCCCTCGGTCTCGACCATGTCCAGGTACGGCTGGATCATCGCGGTCCGCCCCCCGGCGGCCAGCCGGGCCGCGTGGGCCTCGGCCACCTCCCGGTCCCCGGTCCTGATCGTGTCGCGGGCCCCGGCCGAGATGGAGGGCTTGACCACGTACTCGCCCAGGATCGGGAAGTCCACGGCCTCACCCGGCGCGACCCAGTAGGTGGGAATGAACGGCACGTCCAGGTCCCGCAGGTAGGTCTTGTCGGTGTTGCGCTCCAGCACGGCCGCCGGATTGAGCACCCGCGTGACCGCCTCCGTCCGGTAGGCCCACGCGAGGAACTCCGCCCGCCGACTCACGTAGTCCCAGGGCGTACGAACCACGACGGCGTCGAACGCGGCCCAGTCGACCCCGGGGTCGTCCCACCGCACGATCTGCCCGGTGATCCCCTCCTCGGCCCACGCCGCGACGGCGACCTCCTTCTCGTCGTCGAGCCCGTCCGGGTCGGCGAAGGTCACATACGCCACGGAAACGCCCATGAAAACCCCTTGCGTCAGCACCAAATAAACAGAAGGCACCTTACCTAGAAGCGACATGTCGGGCCATGGACCGGATGTCGCATATTTACGGCCCGTGCGGGTCGCGGCCGTGCGGGTCGATGCCGTATGGGTCGATGCCGTCGCAGTCCAAGGCTGAGCTCTACGCGGCGATCCGACACGATGTGCGGGCCGGGATGTCGATCCGGGCTGTGATGCGATCCCCCGGCGCGCGGTCAGCCGAAGCCGCCCTTTCGCCGTGGCGCTACCGCCATACCCTGGGAAGGCTCATTTCTGGCCGGGACCGTCCACCACCTTGGACTCCAGCCGGGCCGTCAGCGTGAGCGGCGTGCCCGCCTTGATGACGTGGTTCGGGGCGTGGGTGTAGGTCGTGGTCCGATCCTTGACGGTCACGCCGTAGGTGCCGAGGAAGCGGAAGTCGACGGGGTCGAGGATGAGGTCGTAGCGGCCCGACTCACCGGTGTAGCTGAACGCGACCCCCCGCCTGCCGTCGGCGTCCGCGACGTTCTCGGTGAAACTCACGCCGGGGATCGTGGCCAGGCCGCGAAACAGCGCCGCCCGCACCTCCGGTGGGAGCGACTGGGTGCCCATGAGCTGGTAGACGGCCTGGAAGAGCCGCTGATCCATGGAGGGAAGTGGCCCGGTTGCCGACACCATGCGCATGTCCTCCAGCGCCTGGCGAATCTTCGCGAGCACCCCCTCCGGGGTGACCGGCTGCTGGGCCAGATCGGCCGCGCCGAGCCCCGGGTGGTTGCGCTGCACGAGCAGCTTTCCGTCGATCAGGGAGGCCACCTGCTTGCCGTCCACGCTGGTCCACCGTTCCCAGACCGCGCGCTTGGAGACGTCCGCGCCATAGCCGCCGTCCTTTGGCTGCGGCGCCTGGAGCTCCCTGATGTACAGCCACTGGCCGGAATTCGGTACCTGCCCGCGGTCGTCGTAGGCGGCCCGCGCGGCCCGCTCACCCAACTCCCGCACGCTCGCCACCGAGACCGCGCGCGGCTGGTCGCGTACCACCACCACACCGGCGCCGACCACCGCGGCCAGTGCGCCGGCGATCACGAGCCGCCGGCCGAGCCGCGGCGCACGCCACAGCACGCTGCGGGGCTCGGGCTCGCGCGCCGCCGCCAGCAGCCGCGCCCGGGCGGTGTTCTCCACCCGCGCCGTCATCGGCGGGGTGTCCCGTCGGAAGTCCTTGATCGTACTCATCACAGCTCCTCATCTCCCAGTACGGCTCGTGCCTTCTTTCTGGCCCGGTGCAGCCGCGACCGCACGGTCCCCAACGCGATGCCGAGCGCCTGCGCGACCTCCTCGTAGCTGAGGTCCTCCCACGCCACCAGCAGCAGCACGTCGCGGTCGCCGCGAGACAGCGACGCCAGCGCCCCCGCCAGCTCGCGTTCCCTGTCCCGCGCGGCGACCCTGCTGACCACGGTGTCGGCCACCGGCTCCGGCAGCGGGTCCACACCGGTACGGCTCAGCGCCCGCAGCAGCCGCTCCTCCTGGCGCCGGTGCCGGGCGATGAGCGTGGTGGCGATGCCGTACAGCCAGGGGCGCGCCAGCGGGAACGACTGGTCGTACGAGTCGCGCCGCCGGAACGCGGCCAGGAACGTCTCGGCCACGATGTCGTCGGCTGCCTGCGTGCCGATCCGCCGTGCGGCGTACAGGTGGATCTGCCGGGCGTACCGATCGAACAGCGCGGCGAACTGCTCTGGATCGTCCGCGGATCGCCTGATCAGCTCGGCGTCGTCGAGTTCGGCCGTCTCAATTGTCAACGGCCCTCCTTAGTGAGATCGGTTGGTCGCCCTGCTGTCTCCCGCAGACCGCAACCAGGTTCTCGATCCGGAGGAAAACGTGACGCACGGCATAGTGCCGTCGCTCCCTCTCCGACCGTTTGAAGCACCGGCAGGTCCACGACCGGACGTTCAACGGCATCGAGGTGGCGATGGTCCCGCACGCCGAGCACAGCTTCGACGACGGAACCCAGCGGTCGATCTTCCCGAAGTGGCGGCCATACCGCTTCGCTTTCCAGCCGCCCGGCGGCTGCCTCAACGAGGTACGGGTATACGTCGATGCCGGTCACCCGGCCGCCGCCTAGCCGCCTAGCCGGCGCAGACAGCAGAGCGGCGCTGTGGCCGGACCCTGTATCGACGTCCAGCACGTCCGCACGTATCCAGGAAGGCGATTAGGACAACTCCGCCTTGCGGATATGATCTATGACATTATCCGCGAGGCGCGGAACCTCTAACCAAATGGAGCGACACACGTGAGTGACACGCAAAACACCCGAAACGGCGATGACCTCCTGGTAGCGGTGGAAGCGCTGGAGAGCGTGCGCGACCGCTTCGACAGCGCCATGCCCAACGCGATCACCGCCGACATCGCCTGGGGCTAGCCTGGCCGAACAGCAAGGCCGTGGCGCTTCACCACCACGTCTGAGGCTGGCTTCGCAGGACGGTAACGGGGCCGCGCCGCCGAGAGGTTGCGCGGCCTCCCTCATCCGGAATCACCATCGTTCCCACATCAGGAGGAGCAGTGGACCACAGGTTGGTCACCGGTATCGAAGAGGCGTTGGGGTGGGACGGGCCAGATCATCTCGGCGCCCGGTTCGCCCGGGGCAGCCTCCGCGACCCGGATCTGGCCACGCGCATGCTCTCCCCCACCCGGATCCTGGATCTGGTGATGCGCCGGAGCCTGGGAAATCCGCAGATCCGCTGCTTCCGGGACGGCCAGGAGCTGCACCCCGGCAAGTACTTGAGCCATGACATGAACAGCCCCGGCCAGGCCATCGGCATGGTGAACATGCGCTACCTCGGGAATCTCCTCCGAGAGGGCGTGACAATGGTGCTGGATCGGGCGAACGTCTTTGACCCCACACTCGAAGTGGCCTGCCGGGCCATCCAGTGGTGGTCGGGGGAGCGGGTCACGGTCAACATCTACCTCACCACAAACGGCGCGGACGGCTTCGGCCTGCATTGGGACGATCACGACGTCCTGGTCGTCCAGCTTTCGGGTGAGAAGGACTGGGACGTACGGGGCATGTCGCGGGCGGCACCGCTCTACCGCGATACCGCTCAGAACAACGAGCCCAGCGAGGAAACCGTCTGGGCCGGCACCATGAACGCCGGCGACGTCATGCACATCCCGCGTGGCCACTGGCACCAAGCCGGCCGCAGCGGCCGCGGCTCAGGTCACAGCCTGCACATGACGCTCGGGTTCACCACGCGGACCGGAGCGGGCTGGCTGTCCTGGCTCACTGACTGGTCTCGGGAAAACGAGCTCTTCCGTCGCGATCTGGACCGCTCGACCAACCCGGAGCAGCACTCCGCGCTGGTCGAAGCGGCCGTCCGGCTCGTCGAATCCCGCAGCCCCGCGGACTTTCTGGCCGCCCGGGAGCAGGACGTCACCCCGCCCCGGCACGTCCCCTTCCTGGAGACTTTCGGACAGATCGCCTCCGTCGTCTGCGTCAGTGAGTTCCGTCCCCAGCTCCGCGATCACGGCCAGACGGTCGAGGTGCTCGCGTCCGGGAAAAAGCTCACGTTCAAGGCCAAGGCCCTGCCGGCCTTGCGTCTCCTGCTGAGTGGGCATCCGGTGCACCTGGAGCGAGCAGCCGACACGGTCGGAGCCGTGGTGCACCAACTGGCCGAGATCTTGACGAAGGAAGAGTTGTGCGCGACCCTCACTCCCGAGTTGGCCGCGGGCTACACCGGTCTCGTTCTGAACGCCGCCTCCTGACCGGAGCGCTGGACCTCGGTCTCCATCGCCGACAGCGGATCGGACCAGCTACCTGAGACACGGGCCATGTCGCGTGGGTTTTCTTCTCGCCTTCCACGGGCGACACGCCCCGGGAACCCTGTGCCGTTTGCGGAGCCGTACGACGCGGCGCGGGGAGTGGATCGCCCCAACCCTGCGGAGCTCGGCGACCAGGGCATCGAGTCGGCGCCGCACACCCTGATCAACCGTGCTGGTGGCGTTCACTCGGAGACTCCTTGCAGCTCGTCGGCGATGGCGTCAGAGATGGGCAGGCCGGTGGCGGCCTGGATCCAATCCCAGCGGTGGCACTGTCTGCGTGGACCTCAGCGCGAAGTGCCAGGGGATCACACCAGCGATCTGGGCACGCGGCCGCCCCTGAACCGGCCCGGTCCACCGTCCGCAGCGTGTCGAGAACCCGACACCGCGCCTTCACCGCGCCCCGCCCCGGCTCGGGAGGTACAGGCATCGAGTGTGCTACGACTGCGCCCCGATGACTTGGACCCGGACCCGCCCGCGATCGACTTCACCACTCTCGCCGTAGCTGCGTGGGCGATCAGGACAGGCTGGCGGGGAGTGGCTGAGGACGTCGGCTGCGCCACCACGGCACAAGCTGGACGACGCCGAACGCGACCTCGG
This region of Streptosporangium sp. NBC_01495 genomic DNA includes:
- a CDS encoding M14 family zinc carboxypeptidase, which encodes MLKRFKVMAPAVLAVAIALPAGAAQADPTPAAPSVTTCDATQTPPAYNGKVPTPKSVLGFELGEREVTSAESDTLLTAIDRASDRVVSGTLATTAEGRPLKYAIVGTSNNIRNLRAIESSIKLLRNPLTPASAAKVLARNTPAILWIAGNVHGGEESGTDAALRTLHDLAGRDDCAAKRILDNAIVVILPTQNPDGREADTRRNAYSFDMNRDWFARTQPETDGKIELMRKYPPQLFIDAHEMGGTEFFFPPNADPFYHDIAEPAIDWINNTYGAAMIDEFTERGIPFFNRDVYDMFYMGYGDTVPTTGFNAAGMTYEKGSSSPIATRAFEQWLTQWVSLSAAAAKKTEILTTWHRMYADALKQGLDGKLEPNQVYNPGNEVITQVPDRKVRHYFLRADDPAKKAETDLIVRRLQRMDVQVFKLALPLTVKDFKAYGKPEARTTLPRGTYWIPMAQGQKHWVQAMLNEDTYTPFPYFYDVTAWSMPLLGNVSGGSSGQVLLPLATPVQPVNAPSTKVTTSRKIGVLQLSGGTAQNAAESSGWLRHRLDRDWKLPYTVLTPADVAAGKLTGLDVVLVPDGSANSANTALGDAGRAALRDWVNGGGRYVGWAGGTQLAVLAGVSGVTLTEPTSDVPGTLFRTTVAQGPLSKGVGSSVMQFYAYDLIMRAANPAHVVSSYPAANSPDWYQSGFALGAEELGGTAAAVDEPVGNGHAVLFAADPNFRAFTDGTMKIISNAITADLPSASARALAPAPSQAAAAIPDRGSPIRVTVPASDRDKVTAALKGFGATWTEQPATGGAVRFTVANPEELDLHEHPWARKLPGALRTAGVSPLAVVMPQ
- a CDS encoding RNA polymerase sigma factor, which gives rise to MTIETAELDDAELIRRSADDPEQFAALFDRYARQIHLYAARRIGTQAADDIVAETFLAAFRRRDSYDQSFPLARPWLYGIATTLIARHRRQEERLLRALSRTGVDPLPEPVADTVVSRVAARDRERELAGALASLSRGDRDVLLLVAWEDLSYEEVAQALGIALGTVRSRLHRARKKARAVLGDEEL
- a CDS encoding JmjC domain-containing protein, producing MDHRLVTGIEEALGWDGPDHLGARFARGSLRDPDLATRMLSPTRILDLVMRRSLGNPQIRCFRDGQELHPGKYLSHDMNSPGQAIGMVNMRYLGNLLREGVTMVLDRANVFDPTLEVACRAIQWWSGERVTVNIYLTTNGADGFGLHWDDHDVLVVQLSGEKDWDVRGMSRAAPLYRDTAQNNEPSEETVWAGTMNAGDVMHIPRGHWHQAGRSGRGSGHSLHMTLGFTTRTGAGWLSWLTDWSRENELFRRDLDRSTNPEQHSALVEAAVRLVESRSPADFLAAREQDVTPPRHVPFLETFGQIASVVCVSEFRPQLRDHGQTVEVLASGKKLTFKAKALPALRLLLSGHPVHLERAADTVGAVVHQLAEILTKEELCATLTPELAAGYTGLVLNAAS
- a CDS encoding CU044_5270 family protein, encoding MSTIKDFRRDTPPMTARVENTARARLLAAAREPEPRSVLWRAPRLGRRLVIAGALAAVVGAGVVVVRDQPRAVSVASVRELGERAARAAYDDRGQVPNSGQWLYIRELQAPQPKDGGYGADVSKRAVWERWTSVDGKQVASLIDGKLLVQRNHPGLGAADLAQQPVTPEGVLAKIRQALEDMRMVSATGPLPSMDQRLFQAVYQLMGTQSLPPEVRAALFRGLATIPGVSFTENVADADGRRGVAFSYTGESGRYDLILDPVDFRFLGTYGVTVKDRTTTYTHAPNHVIKAGTPLTLTARLESKVVDGPGQK
- a CDS encoding zinc ribbon domain-containing protein — encoded protein: MRQPPGGWKAKRYGRHFGKIDRWVPSSKLCSACGTIATSMPLNVRSWTCRCFKRSERERRHYAVRHVFLRIENLVAVCGRQQGDQPISLRRAVDN
- a CDS encoding ATP-grasp domain-containing protein → MGVSVAYVTFADPDGLDDEKEVAVAAWAEEGITGQIVRWDDPGVDWAAFDAVVVRTPWDYVSRRAEFLAWAYRTEAVTRVLNPAAVLERNTDKTYLRDLDVPFIPTYWVAPGEAVDFPILGEYVVKPSISAGARDTIRTGDREVAEAHAARLAAGGRTAMIQPYLDMVETEGETSLLYFGGRFSHAIRRNAMLVESATRPGQGNDHGELRVPEPDQIALAERVLGEFPEVLYARVDLVRLADGSPALIEVELTEPYLFLRYAPGAAATLARALAETL